Part of the Fibrobacter sp. genome, ACATCAAAAAGCACCTTGTTATAAGGCTCCTGCTCCAGCCGCGGTATATCATCGAGAATTTTCGTATTCTGGAACAGAATACTCATACCTGTAAAAGATTTTTCGCCCAGAAAAGGAAGCTTCAGCTCGCCATGCATACCCATGAACAGCTTACGGTCAGGTACAAAAAGAGCCTCTCTCTGATACTCGATTTCCACTCTGTCTGCGGTTCTGGCAAGTGGTGATGTCAGTTCAAGAGTTCCCATATCATAACTGATCACATAATCACGGTCTCTCTGAAGAACCTTGCCGTCTGCAATAACCCGCTCTGTTCCTTCCATTACCCCCCAGCCCAGGTCAAAAACTGTCTGTTTTTTTGTTCCCGACATAATAAGAACGTAGGGAGATCTGTAATTATCAATCCGGTCTACATTGTAACGGTAGACGAACCTGTCGCGTTCTGTCAATTCCGGATTATCAAAAGGTTCATTCCCGAAAAAGCTGGTATCATAGGGAGGAATTATAAGGACACCATTATCTTTGTCAAAAATGTCAGATCTGGTGACAAGCGGCTTTCCGTTCAGAGTCAAACCCAGTATGTCGGAAATATGAGTATTGCCCTGACGTTCCTCCCCGATTCCGCTGACAGGTGTAGTTTCTACCTTGAGGGTAAAATTGGAAAAATCAGGAACTGACAACTGATAAACGTTTCTCCACATCAGGTAAAACCTTGATGTATCCGCACTGGCTGAGTCAATCGGCGCCTCAGTCTTAAGAGTCCAGAGATTAAGAGAGGTGTCCTGTTTCTCTCCTCTGCTGATCTGAGGACTTTCTGTCCTGAGATATATCGCAACATGGTCATTTGCGCTTATAGTTATCGAATCAAATCTTATCCATCCTTCCTCTTTGTTCAGATAATAATGCATGTCCTGAAGAAGCAGCTCGAATTTGTACTTCTGCATGTTATCATCAGTTGTGGCTTCCCTTACAGTGCGGTTGGGCAATTTCTCGATTTCAGTCGCCTGAGCAGGATCAACTCTCCGGTACACCTCCAGAGTAGTTACCTTGGGAGGAGCCTGTGGATTTGATGGAGCACCCTTTCCATACTTGAGGTTGTAGGCAGCTCTGTAAATATTGTGAAGGAAGAAGAATTTGTTTTCCAGATACTGGTTTACTTTGTAAGGGATCCCGCCCTCCGAGCTCTGCCCTGTACTGTTCGATACTGTCAGCTTATTGGTTTCACCCTGCTCATGACTGACAATCGTTGTCAACTTCAGAGGACCAAGCTGTGATCTTATTTTTATTCCAAACAGTCCCGCATGATTCTCCTGGTAACCGGCAAGCCCCTGCCCGGGCATCTGGAATCCTGTATAACCGGCTATCACCTCCTGAATGATCTCATCTTCCAGTTCTCCCGGCCTGGATTCCTTGTACTCGATCTTAAAATTTTTCAGATTGTCTGTAAGCGAAATCTCCTCTTCGCTATTGGCTTTGATATTGATATTGATAAGACGCCCCACACTTCCAACGATACTGAAATTGTACATAATGTCAAAATCCAGCCCGGTGGTGGAAGCAGTATTATCATTCAGGTCAGAATTCATCGTCTTTGAATGGTCGAAGCCCATCTTTATTGTCAGATTCCCGTCAATACTGAGACGCGGGGGATCATTTCCAAGTACCCTCTGAGCCCAGGATGGGTACTGTACGGGAATCTCCCACTGCAGTTTCATGAGCTGGGGCTTTGTTTTCTCCTCCTGCTTCCGGGGAGCAGAAATACCCTTATGCCAGCCCTGGTAAAGGGCGAAATTTTTCCTTGATAAGAGATAATCACTGAGTTCAGGATAGTGATACTCCCACATTGTATAACCCAGAGAATCCTGACGGCGGAAGGTGATCTGACGTTTCTCAAAGTCAATAACCGAAGTGTCTCTGAAAAGCTGGGTATTAAGCTCCAGTATCACCGGATTTTTATGGGCGAGCTGTGATGAGGCGTAAGGCTCTTCATCGAGCGGATGAAAGCCCTCTATTCTGGGCTTCTCAAAACGGATACCCTGCTGTCCGGATGCCACGGAAAAGCCTGAAATAGCTGTAAACAGAAGAATATAAAGAAAGCTGCCTTTAGAGGACCCTGTCACAATTCACTTTCTCTTTTTCTGCCCTTTTCCGGGCTGTATGCAAGGGAGATTTTCTATCACCATCATTTCTTCTTTTTCTCCCCCGTCTCTTTTGCCTCTGGAACATCAGCACAGCAGCGAAATCCTACCGGATTGTGCTGGTTTTGAGGATAGTAGCTGTACCTCTTATCTGAACACCCGCTCTTCTGACCACTCTGGTGAAAACCACCCTGAACATAGTAAAAACTTGTGTTCTCTCTGGCCCTGGTATCAGTCCACTCCATTAGATTTCCCGACATATCATAGACATCGAAGAAACCCCTGCACTCGGGTCTGCTCCCGGATGCCACATAAATAGTGTCATGTGTAGCACAGGCATAGGGCTCGTAAAACTGGCCATAAGGATACTTCCAACCGTGTGGTCCTGTGCAGGCAAGATACCATTCTTCTGATGTACACAGTCTTTTTCCTGCCGCAAAACAGGAATCAGCGGCATGGTAAAAGGAAATATAGGAAAGAGGCATTACACCTTTACGGTTGGGCCATTCGTATCGGTCAATACAAAACCGGGTTGAACCCACTTTTATATACTCCATATCCGGAGGACACACTGAGGGGCTGCTTGCCTGCTCAATCTCATAGAACTCTTCCCGCGTCTCCATCCCTCTGCCGCAGGTGTCCCTTCCCTCATAAACAATCACTCCGGTTTTGCTCATCCTGACCGGATCACCACTGTAAACTGTCCAGGCTGTGTCGCCTTTGAGA contains:
- a CDS encoding SUMF1/EgtB/PvdO family nonheme iron enzyme encodes the protein MLFLVFRLFRCEPPEISLPEQKEVIQEEPPKEEKAALPDTTADTVVDTVPVDTVPKEKVVPVEKKPLRKEAPPVSLITADTVTEEVKEDSIKDSSVVAVEEEDSRDPCELDTLGLWVYPDPSGGLHRKPVDIRFFANKKGAVIRWRLKGDTAWTVYSGDPVRMSKTGVIVYEGRDTCGRGMETREEFYEIEQASSPSVCPPDMEYIKVGSTRFCIDRYEWPNRKGVMPLSYISFYHAADSCFAAGKRLCTSEEWYLACTGPHGWKYPYGQFYEPYACATHDTIYVASGSRPECRGFFDVYDMSGNLMEWTDTRARENTSFYYVQGGFHQSGQKSGCSDKRYSYYPQNQHNPVGFRCCADVPEAKETGEKKKK